From Pongo pygmaeus isolate AG05252 chromosome 1, NHGRI_mPonPyg2-v2.0_pri, whole genome shotgun sequence, one genomic window encodes:
- the CDC42SE1 gene encoding CDC42 small effector protein 1 translates to MSEFWHKLGCCVVEKPQPKKKRRRIDRTMIGEPMNFVHLTHIGSGEMGAGDGLAMTGAVQEQMRSKGNRDRPWSNSRGL, encoded by the exons ATGAGTGAATTTTGGCACAAACTGGGCTGCTGTGTGGTAGAGAAACCCCAGCCG aagaagaagagaagacgGATTGACCGGACCATGATTGGGGAACCAATGAATTTTGTCCACCTGACTCACATTGGCTCAGGGGAGATGGGGGCCGGAGATGGACTTGCCATG ACAGGTGCAGTTCAGGAGCAGATGAGATCCAAGGGAAACCGAGATAGGCCATGGAGCAATTCTAGGGGCTTATAG
- the C1H1orf56 gene encoding protein MENT isoform X1 gives MVPAAGALLWVLLLSLGPRAAGAQGLTQTPTEMQRVSLRFGGPMTRSYRSTARSGLPRKTRIILEDENDAMADADRLAGPAAAELLAATVSTSFSRSSAINEEDGSSEEGIVINAGKDNTSREFPSATPNTAGSSSTRFIANSQEPEIRLTSSLPRSPGRSTEDLPGSEATLSQWSTPGSTPSRWPSPSPTAMPPPEDLRLVLMPWGPWHCHCKSGTMSRSRAGKLHGLSGRLRVGALSQLRTEHKPCTYQQCPCNRLREECPLDTSLCTDTNCASQSTTSTRTTTTPFPTIHLRSSPSLPPTSPCPALAFWKQVRIGLEDIWNSLSSVFTEMQPIDRNQRNHFSRGREWRSMGPVHHSNMRAQAKH, from the exons ATGGTCCCCGCCGCCGGCGCGCTGCTGTGGGTCCTGCTGCTGAGTCTGGGTCCCCGGGCGGCGGGAGCCCAAGGCCTGACCCAGACTCCGACCGAAATGCAGCGGGTCAGTTTACGCTTCGGGGGCCCTATGACCCGCAGCTACCGGAGCACCGCCCGGAGTGGTCTTCCCCGGAAGACAAGGATAATCCTAGAGGACGAGAATGATGCCATGGCCGACGCCGACCGCCTGGCTGGACCAGCGGCTGCCGAGCTCTTGGCCGCCACGGTGTCCACCAGCTTTAGCCGGTCGTCCGCGATTAACGAGGAGGATGGGTCTTCGGAAGAGGGGATTGTGATTAATGCCGGAAAGGATAACACCAGCAGAGAGTTTCCCAGTGCGACTCCCAATACAGCGGGGAGTTCTAGCACGAGGTTTATAGCCAATAGTCAGGAGCCTGAAATCAGGCTGACTTCAAGCCTGCCGCGCTCCCCCGGGAGGTCTACTGAGGACCTGCCAGGCTCGGAGGCCACCCTGAGCCAGTGGTCCACACCTGGGTCTACCCCGAGCCGGTGGCCGTCACCCTCACCCACAGCCATGCCACCTCCTGAGGATCTGCGGTTGGTGCTGATGCCCTGGGGCCCGTGGCACTGCCACTGCAAGTCGGGCACCATGAGCCGGAGCCGGGCTGGGAAGCTGCACGGCCTTTCCGGGCGCCTTCGAGTTGGGGCGCTGAGCCAGCTCCGCACGGAGCACAAGCCTTGCACCTATCAACAATGTCCCTGCAACCGACTTCGGGAAGAGTGCCCCCTGGACACAAGTCTCTGTACTGACACGAACTGTGCCTCTCAGAGCACCACCAGTACCAGGACCACCACTACCCCCTTCCCCACCATCCACCTCAGAAGCAGTCCCAGCCTGCCACCCAccagcccctgcccagccctggctTTTTGGAAACAGGTCAGGATTGGCCTGGAGGATATTTGGAATAGCCTCTCTTCAGTGTTCACAGAGATGCAACCA ATAGACAGAAACCAGAG GAACCACTTCTCCAGAGGGCGAGAATGGAGGAGCATGGGACCTGTCCATCATAGCAACATGCGAGCACAAGCAAAACACTGA
- the C1H1orf56 gene encoding protein MENT isoform X2, which produces MVPAAGALLWVLLLSLGPRAAGAQGLTQTPTEMQRVSLRFGGPMTRSYRSTARSGLPRKTRIILEDENDAMADADRLAGPAAAELLAATVSTSFSRSSAINEEDGSSEEGIVINAGKDNTSREFPSATPNTAGSSSTRFIANSQEPEIRLTSSLPRSPGRSTEDLPGSEATLSQWSTPGSTPSRWPSPSPTAMPPPEDLRLVLMPWGPWHCHCKSGTMSRSRAGKLHGLSGRLRVGALSQLRTEHKPCTYQQCPCNRLREECPLDTSLCTDTNCASQSTTSTRTTTTPFPTIHLRSSPSLPPTSPCPALAFWKQVRIGLEDIWNSLSSVFTEMQPIDRNQR; this is translated from the exons ATGGTCCCCGCCGCCGGCGCGCTGCTGTGGGTCCTGCTGCTGAGTCTGGGTCCCCGGGCGGCGGGAGCCCAAGGCCTGACCCAGACTCCGACCGAAATGCAGCGGGTCAGTTTACGCTTCGGGGGCCCTATGACCCGCAGCTACCGGAGCACCGCCCGGAGTGGTCTTCCCCGGAAGACAAGGATAATCCTAGAGGACGAGAATGATGCCATGGCCGACGCCGACCGCCTGGCTGGACCAGCGGCTGCCGAGCTCTTGGCCGCCACGGTGTCCACCAGCTTTAGCCGGTCGTCCGCGATTAACGAGGAGGATGGGTCTTCGGAAGAGGGGATTGTGATTAATGCCGGAAAGGATAACACCAGCAGAGAGTTTCCCAGTGCGACTCCCAATACAGCGGGGAGTTCTAGCACGAGGTTTATAGCCAATAGTCAGGAGCCTGAAATCAGGCTGACTTCAAGCCTGCCGCGCTCCCCCGGGAGGTCTACTGAGGACCTGCCAGGCTCGGAGGCCACCCTGAGCCAGTGGTCCACACCTGGGTCTACCCCGAGCCGGTGGCCGTCACCCTCACCCACAGCCATGCCACCTCCTGAGGATCTGCGGTTGGTGCTGATGCCCTGGGGCCCGTGGCACTGCCACTGCAAGTCGGGCACCATGAGCCGGAGCCGGGCTGGGAAGCTGCACGGCCTTTCCGGGCGCCTTCGAGTTGGGGCGCTGAGCCAGCTCCGCACGGAGCACAAGCCTTGCACCTATCAACAATGTCCCTGCAACCGACTTCGGGAAGAGTGCCCCCTGGACACAAGTCTCTGTACTGACACGAACTGTGCCTCTCAGAGCACCACCAGTACCAGGACCACCACTACCCCCTTCCCCACCATCCACCTCAGAAGCAGTCCCAGCCTGCCACCCAccagcccctgcccagccctggctTTTTGGAAACAGGTCAGGATTGGCCTGGAGGATATTTGGAATAGCCTCTCTTCAGTGTTCACAGAGATGCAACCA ATAGACAGAAACCAGAGGTAA
- the BNIPL gene encoding bcl-2/adenovirus E1B 19 kDa-interacting protein 2-like protein isoform X2, translating to MHSPPQNPPPHRRQGFLLGKPAPGERSGKTCFEDEVTSLPHLPPWRQELQQLRQKRGKEVLGAGTTSSPTTPRCLKKEAGRLVKMGTIQEAGKKTDIGVREIAEAPELGAALRHGELELKEEWQDEEFPRLLPEEVGPSEDPEDPKGDSQAGTPSTLALCGQRPMRKRLSAPELRLSLTKGPGNDGASPTQSAPSSPDGSSDLEVDELETPSDSEQLDSGHEFEWEDELPRAEGLGTSEAAERLGQGCMWDVAGEDGHHWRVFRMGPREQRVDMTVIEPYKKVLSHGGYHGDGLNAVILFASCYLPRSSIPNYTYVMEHLFRYMVGTLELLVAENYLLVHLSGGTSRAQVPPLSWIRQCYRTLDRRLRKNLRALVVVHATCSKFTQKIRFLDSLGELAQLISLDQVHIPEAVRQLDRDLHGSGGT from the exons ATGCACTCTCCTCCCCAAAACCCGCCCCCTCACAGGAGGCAGGGTTTTCTTTTGGGCAAACCTGCTCCTGGGGAGAGGAGTGGCAAAACCTGTTTTGAAGATGAGGTTACCTCCCTTCCACACCTCCCTCCTTGGAGGCAAGAGCTACAACAGCTGAGACAGAAAAGAGGTAAGGAAGTGTTGGGGGCTGGGACAACCAGCTCCCCAACAACTCCTAGGTGTTTAAAGAAGGAGGCAGGAAGACTTGTGAAGATGGGAACTATACAAGAGGCAGGAAAAAAGACAGATATTGG GGTCAGGGAGATTGCAGAAGCACCAGAACTAGGAGCAGCCCTGAGACATGGGGAATTGGAGCTGAAGGAGGAATGGCAGGATGAAGAATTCCCTAG ATTGCTTCCTGAGGAGGTTGGCCCTTCTGAAGATCCTGAAGACCCTAAAGGAGATTCACAGGCAG GTACCCCTAGCACTTTAGCCCTGTGTGGCCAGCGCCCCATGCGCAAGCGTCTTTCTGCCCCAGAGTTGCGGCTGAGTCTGACTAAGGGGCCTGGAAATGATGGAGCTTCACCCACCCAGTCTGCACCTTCCTCTCCTGATGGCAGTTCTGACCTGGAGGTAGACGAATTGGAGACACCTTCAGACTCGGAGCAGCTGGACAGTGGACATGAATTTGAATGGGAAG ATGAACTACCCCGGGCAGAGGGTCTGGGCACCAGTGAGGCAGCTGAAAGGCTGGGCCAAGGTTGTATGTGGGATGTGGCTGGAGAAGATGGACATCACTGGAGGGTGTTCCGAATGGGACCACGGGAGCAGCGCGTAGACATGACTGTCATTGAGCCCTATAAGAAAGTCCTGTCTCATGGAG GTTACCACGGTGATGGCCTCAATGCTGTCATCCTTTTTGCTTCCTGTTATCTACCCAGAAGCAGCATCCCCAACTACACCTATGTCATGGAACACTTGTTTAG GTATATGGTGGGAACTCTGGAGCTGCTAGTAGCTGAAAATTACCTGCTTGTTCATTTGAGTGGAGGCACAAGCAGGGCCCAAGTTCCACCTCTAAGCTGGATACGCCAGTGTTACCGTACCCTGGATCGGCG GCTACGGAAAAACCTGCGAGCCCTAGTGGTTGTCCATGCTACATG tTCCAAATTCACACAAAAAATCCGTTTTCTGGACAGCCTGGGGGAGCTGGCCCAACTCATATCCCTGGATCAAGTCCACATCCCTGAAGCTGTCAGACA gCTGGACCGGGATCTCCATGGCTCAGGAGGGACCTAG
- the BNIPL gene encoding bcl-2/adenovirus E1B 19 kDa-interacting protein 2-like protein isoform X1, whose protein sequence is MHSPPQNPPPHRRQGFLLGKPAPGERSGKTCFEDEVTSLPHLPPWRQELQQLRQKRGKEVLGAGTTSSPTTPRCLKKEAGRLVKMGTIQEAGKKTDIGVREIAEAPELGAALRHGELELKEEWQDEEFPRLLPEEVGPSEDPEDPKGDSQAGTPSTLALCGQRPMRKRLSAPELRLSLTKGPGNDGASPTQSAPSSPDGSSDLEVDELETPSDSEQLDSGHEFEWEDELPRAEGLGTSEAAERLGQGCMWDVAGEDGHHWRVFRMGPREQRVDMTVIEPYKKVLSHGGYHGDGLNAVILFASCYLPRSSIPNYTYVMEHLFRYMVGTLELLVAENYLLVHLSGGTSRAQVPPLSWIRQCYRTLDRRLRKNLRALVVVHATWYVKAFLALLRPFISSKFTQKIRFLDSLGELAQLISLDQVHIPEAVRQLDRDLHGSGGT, encoded by the exons ATGCACTCTCCTCCCCAAAACCCGCCCCCTCACAGGAGGCAGGGTTTTCTTTTGGGCAAACCTGCTCCTGGGGAGAGGAGTGGCAAAACCTGTTTTGAAGATGAGGTTACCTCCCTTCCACACCTCCCTCCTTGGAGGCAAGAGCTACAACAGCTGAGACAGAAAAGAGGTAAGGAAGTGTTGGGGGCTGGGACAACCAGCTCCCCAACAACTCCTAGGTGTTTAAAGAAGGAGGCAGGAAGACTTGTGAAGATGGGAACTATACAAGAGGCAGGAAAAAAGACAGATATTGG GGTCAGGGAGATTGCAGAAGCACCAGAACTAGGAGCAGCCCTGAGACATGGGGAATTGGAGCTGAAGGAGGAATGGCAGGATGAAGAATTCCCTAG ATTGCTTCCTGAGGAGGTTGGCCCTTCTGAAGATCCTGAAGACCCTAAAGGAGATTCACAGGCAG GTACCCCTAGCACTTTAGCCCTGTGTGGCCAGCGCCCCATGCGCAAGCGTCTTTCTGCCCCAGAGTTGCGGCTGAGTCTGACTAAGGGGCCTGGAAATGATGGAGCTTCACCCACCCAGTCTGCACCTTCCTCTCCTGATGGCAGTTCTGACCTGGAGGTAGACGAATTGGAGACACCTTCAGACTCGGAGCAGCTGGACAGTGGACATGAATTTGAATGGGAAG ATGAACTACCCCGGGCAGAGGGTCTGGGCACCAGTGAGGCAGCTGAAAGGCTGGGCCAAGGTTGTATGTGGGATGTGGCTGGAGAAGATGGACATCACTGGAGGGTGTTCCGAATGGGACCACGGGAGCAGCGCGTAGACATGACTGTCATTGAGCCCTATAAGAAAGTCCTGTCTCATGGAG GTTACCACGGTGATGGCCTCAATGCTGTCATCCTTTTTGCTTCCTGTTATCTACCCAGAAGCAGCATCCCCAACTACACCTATGTCATGGAACACTTGTTTAG GTATATGGTGGGAACTCTGGAGCTGCTAGTAGCTGAAAATTACCTGCTTGTTCATTTGAGTGGAGGCACAAGCAGGGCCCAAGTTCCACCTCTAAGCTGGATACGCCAGTGTTACCGTACCCTGGATCGGCG GCTACGGAAAAACCTGCGAGCCCTAGTGGTTGTCCATGCTACATGGTATGTGAAAGCATTTCTGGCACTGCTTCGGCCCTTCATCAG tTCCAAATTCACACAAAAAATCCGTTTTCTGGACAGCCTGGGGGAGCTGGCCCAACTCATATCCCTGGATCAAGTCCACATCCCTGAAGCTGTCAGACA gCTGGACCGGGATCTCCATGGCTCAGGAGGGACCTAG
- the BNIPL gene encoding bcl-2/adenovirus E1B 19 kDa-interacting protein 2-like protein isoform X3, whose protein sequence is MRKRLSAPELRLSLTKGPGNDGASPTQSAPSSPDGSSDLEVDELETPSDSEQLDSGHEFEWEDELPRAEGLGTSEAAERLGQGCMWDVAGEDGHHWRVFRMGPREQRVDMTVIEPYKKVLSHGGYHGDGLNAVILFASCYLPRSSIPNYTYVMEHLFRYMVGTLELLVAENYLLVHLSGGTSRAQVPPLSWIRQCYRTLDRRLRKNLRALVVVHATWYVKAFLALLRPFISSKFTQKIRFLDSLGELAQLISLDQVHIPEAVRQLDRDLHGSGGT, encoded by the exons ATGCGCAAGCGTCTTTCTGCCCCAGAGTTGCGGCTGAGTCTGACTAAGGGGCCTGGAAATGATGGAGCTTCACCCACCCAGTCTGCACCTTCCTCTCCTGATGGCAGTTCTGACCTGGAGGTAGACGAATTGGAGACACCTTCAGACTCGGAGCAGCTGGACAGTGGACATGAATTTGAATGGGAAG ATGAACTACCCCGGGCAGAGGGTCTGGGCACCAGTGAGGCAGCTGAAAGGCTGGGCCAAGGTTGTATGTGGGATGTGGCTGGAGAAGATGGACATCACTGGAGGGTGTTCCGAATGGGACCACGGGAGCAGCGCGTAGACATGACTGTCATTGAGCCCTATAAGAAAGTCCTGTCTCATGGAG GTTACCACGGTGATGGCCTCAATGCTGTCATCCTTTTTGCTTCCTGTTATCTACCCAGAAGCAGCATCCCCAACTACACCTATGTCATGGAACACTTGTTTAG GTATATGGTGGGAACTCTGGAGCTGCTAGTAGCTGAAAATTACCTGCTTGTTCATTTGAGTGGAGGCACAAGCAGGGCCCAAGTTCCACCTCTAAGCTGGATACGCCAGTGTTACCGTACCCTGGATCGGCG GCTACGGAAAAACCTGCGAGCCCTAGTGGTTGTCCATGCTACATGGTATGTGAAAGCATTTCTGGCACTGCTTCGGCCCTTCATCAG tTCCAAATTCACACAAAAAATCCGTTTTCTGGACAGCCTGGGGGAGCTGGCCCAACTCATATCCCTGGATCAAGTCCACATCCCTGAAGCTGTCAGACA gCTGGACCGGGATCTCCATGGCTCAGGAGGGACCTAG